Within the Rhizobium sp. BG4 genome, the region GACGGCTCGCCGGATGCGTGGGGCCGCCGCGTCATCATCAACAGGCTGACGGGTAAGAAACCTGATGCTGCCGGCGTACCCGAGATCAGCGAGCTGACCTTCCTGCTCCAGTCAGGCTCCGACCGGATTGGCGCCCTCGATTTCCAGGCGTCGGCCACGGAGTATGTCCCCCGCCTTGCCGCACAGGCATCGCTTGACGAGCTCATGGAGGCAGCCGCCCTTATCGAAAAAGGCGTCCCCCTGACCCCGGCGCTCGACCAGGCCCTCAATCACGGCACGTCGATCGGCGGCGCGCGTCCCAAGGCGCTCATCGACGACGGCACAAGGAAATTCATCGCTAAATTCTCAGCCGCTAACGACACCTACAGCGTTGCGAAGGCCGAATTCATCGCGATGAAGCTGGCAGCCGCCTGCGGTCTTAACGCCGCGCCCGTGTCGATGACCAGCGCCGCCCATAAGGACGTGCTGCTGATCGAACGCTTTGACCGCACCCACACAAAGGACGGCTGGACGCGCCGCGCCATGGTCTCGGCCCTGACCATGCTGGGTCTCGATGAGATGATGGCCCGCTACGCTTCCTACGAAGACTTGGCCGCACTCATCCGCCACCGCTTCAGTAACCCCAAAGACACGCTCAGGGAACTCTACGGGCGGATTTGCTTCAACGTGCTGTGCGGCAATACCGACGACCACGCCCGCAACCACGCCGCCTTCTGGGACGGCAAGATGCTCACGCTCACGCCGGCCTATGACATCTGCCCGCAAGGCCGCACCGGCAGTGAAGCCACCCAAGCCATGCTCATCAAGGGCGAGGGCCGTGCCAGCACGCTCGCCACTCTGCTCGCTGCCGCGCCCGACTATCACCTGAAAGAGGCCCAAGCCGCCGCGCTCATCGAACAACAGATCATAACCATCGCCAAGCTCTGGCAAGAGATCTGCGATGAAGCAGACCTCAGCCCCGTCGACCGCAAGCTGTTCGCCGGACGCCAGTTTCTCAACAGCTACGCCCTTGAAGGACTCGCCAACCACAAGGCGCTGCAGGACGCCTTCCGCACCGCCCACAACGCGCTGCTCACAAGCGCAGGCGCCTGACGATGACAGCGCCAAAGCAGCTCAAAACACGCGCCCGGCCGGGAGCATTCCTCCGCTCCCTCGGCCATGCCTCATGGGCTGCCGAGCAGACCGCCTCCGGCATCACCTTCCTCGGCAGCCGCCGCCAGGCGCCGTTCTCATCATGGGCAGGCCCGGCGCAAATCACCGCATATCGGGGTTCACCACGATAGACGTACCGCTGGCCGCGGCCGGAGCGCAAGATTGGCGGGCGTCACGCCGCACAATGCCGCCGGCTTTATTTCTGCGGGCCAAAGAAGCCTTCCGCACCCACTTCCTCAGGCAATTCGAAGCGGCACAAGGCGAACTCACTGCGCTGTCCGAAGTGATAGCGCGCCTTGGCCAGCCCCGCCGCTACCCCGCCGCCTGCCTTCTCTCACCCTTCCTCTCGCGGGCCACAGCCATCATCAACGCTTTGCCAGCCACCATCCCTGACGGCGTCCTTTCAGAAGAGCCGCAACAGCTCATCGCCGTCCGGGCGTTCCAAGACATCCCGACGACGTACTCCGCGCTGCCATCGAGCGCATCATCGATTCAGACCTCGCCGGCATGAAAGGCGTCTTCGACACGATCGAGAAAAACCAGCTGACGCCGGAGCAGCGCCTTGTCGTCGTGACCGATGAGGAGGCAACACTCGTCCTCGCCGGCCCCGGCTCAGGCAAGACATCGTCGCCAACGCCTTTCCGCGCGCCGATCAACTGTCAGGCCATCTATAATCCTTCCCGTGGGCTGTGCGTGAAGCGCAGCCGGTCCTGCCATGCTTGCGCTATGCCAGGAGTTCGATTGAACGGGCGATTTTTCCGCTGTACTGCCCAAGCGATACGGGCAAGCTTGTTTGCAAGCGCCACTGCGCTGCGGATAGTCACAGACTGGACGCTACCCTGCCGTGACGGCTCGGTAATATCCTCCTTATCACGTCGTTCGGAACCAATCGCCAGGGTGGGCGTTTTTACGGCGCATTCAGCGGGGGCCATTTGATGAGTAGTCATTTCCAAACAAAATCAATTGCGACAGATCGAGATCGGCGGGTTTTCCGAGTACTCGACTTTGCTGCTCGACACGGACTGGACGAAAAGCAAGAGCGCGATCTTCTCGCATTGTTTGGACAATTTGCGACACTGCATGAACTACTGACCAACTGCCGTCTTCCCCATCGAATCCGATAGCCCCACTGGCGGCCGATCCTATTTTGTCATCGCGCCTGTGATGCTCCACGAACAAAGCGCTCTTACCTCGGAAACAACATGAGCAAACGTACGCTGTTTCAATTTTTCCACTGGTACTTGCCAGGCGAAGGCATTCTTTGGAATGAGGTAGCCGAGAAAGCTGGCGAACTTTCGGCGTTGGGCATTACCGACGTCTGGTTGCCGCCAGCTTACAAAGGCGCCTCCGGCGCAAAATCGGTCGGATACGACACCTACGATCTCTTCGACCTCGGCGAATTCGACCAGAAGGGAAGCGTCGCGACAAAATACGGCGACAGAAATGCACTTGAGAAAGCTTGCAAAGCCTTGAATGACCACGGCCTGCGTCCGATCCATGACGTCGTGCTGAACCACAAGATGGGAGCGGACGAGAAGGAGCGCGTCGTCGTCCGACGCGTGAATTCCGACGACCGGACACGGATCGAAGAAGACGATATTGAGGCCCTCGCCCATACCCGGTTCACGTTTCCGGGACGATCCGGCAAACACTCCGAGTTCATATGGGACAAGCAGTGTTTTAGCGGCGTCGACGTCATCGAAGAGCCCGATGAGACCGGAGTGTTCCGGCTTATGAACGCGTATGGCGAGGGTCAATGGAACGTTGAAGTCGATGACGAGCTGGGCAATTTCGACTATCTGATGGGCGCTGATGTCGAATTCCGCAACAGGGCTGTCTACGAGGAGCTGAAATACTGGGGCCGTTGGTTCTCCGAACAGGTTCCTGTATCGGGGTTCCGGTTGGATGCCGCGAAACATATCCCGGCATGGTTCTTCAAAGACTGGGTCGGCCATATGCGCGATACCGTCGGATCAGACTTGTTCGTGGTCGCTGAATACTGGCACCCCGAGATGGCGACGCTCGCAAACTATCTTGACCTCGTGGACAGTCAGCTGATGCTTTTTGACGTCGCGCTTCACCACCGCTTCCATGAGGCCTCCAAAGCGGGCGCAGAGTTCGACATGCGAACGATCTTCGACGGTTCACTCGTTTCCTCCATTCCCGAGCACGCGGTGACACTGGTCGACAATCACGACACGCAGCCTCTCCAGTCGCTCGAAGCGGCGGTTGAACCGTGGTTCAAGCCCCTGGCCTATGCCTTGATCCTCCTGCGCGAACAAGGAACGCCCTGCGTCTTCTATCCCGACTTATACGGTGCCAATTACAGCGATGCGGGAGACGACGGCAGCCACCAGGAGGTGCAGATGCCCCTGATCGGCTGCTTGCCGAGACTAATTGAGGCCCGAAGGCGGTTTGCCAACGGCGTTCAGATCGATCGCTTCGAAAGCCCCAACGTTATCGGTTTCGTCCGCCAGGGAACTGATACCGATCCCGGTTGCGCGGTGATCATGTCTAACGGTGACGCCGGAAATCTGTCTCTTGAGCTTGGTCCGGACCAGGCAAATATGGCGTTCGTCGACTTTCTCGGTCATCACGATGCTGAGGTGACTACGGATCGACACGGTCGCGGCGATTTCCCCACAAACGGTGGAAGCGTTAGTGTCTGGGTGTGCCGGGACGGCCTTTAGGACACAAGATCAGCCCCCTCACCCTTGCAAACGTCTGTTTACACGCCCTCCAGGAAATGGCGGATGCGACGGAATCATCCGCCACTGGGGGGCGGCGGTGGAGCCGGCGAGGCGTGTCCCTGTTCGACGTTAAGCTCCTCTATGAGAACGGAGGGCTCACCGACGAGCTCTTCCGCACATTCTTTGTCCTGTTGCCAGCTCTCTCCGCCCGGCGCACGAACTGCTCCGGCCGTCACTCAGCAGTCTCGATAAGACCTGCGCCCGCGAATTCGTCGGCATGAAAACCATACCCTTCACTCCCGACGATCTCATCGAAACGAAGGATTGCCTGATCGCTGATGTCGGCGCCCGCCTCGTCGCGACTGCCCAACGATTCCTGACGACGTTACATGACGGCGATCCGGACATTGAAGCCATCGCCTTGCGATAGGCGGCAGAACGTCCCGCTGTGCGCTGGAAGCTGCTGAACCTGAAGAAGCTCGGTTCCGAAACCTTGACACGCACAAGGCGCAATGGGAAGAGCTCGGTAAGCTCCTTACCCTGAAGAAGAAGGAGAAACAGATGCCGACAATGGAGCCTTCGACAAAGCAGCGGCGCAGGGCAGAGGCCGCGACCTGCTTCGTTTCGACGGGGTGCTCGGCGGCGGAAGCGCTGCTGGCGCGCCCGCGCGCCGTACCGCAAGGTTTTATAGCGGCTTGCCATTGTCGGAAAGCCGTTCAGCGACAAGCGGAACACCACCGCGCTGCAGGCGGCAGAAGACTGGCGGCGCCGGCATCCGGCCCGGGTGTCTGCGCTCTCGTCTCAATCGCGTGAACGCCGGAACAAACTGGATTCCGCAAGGTTTATCCGCGGCGGGCAAGGCCCCGCTCAGGTGAGGACCATGACATATTCAACTTCAGGAATTCCAATTCAGCGCTACAGCGCGTCGCTGCGCGCCATCCCACTGCATTTCGCCGCCGCGTGTTTCACCGGCGCTTTGATCACAGACATCGCCTATTCGCAGACAGCGGAGATGACTTGGGCGAATTTCTCGGCCTGGCTGCTGACGGCCGGTTTGCTGCTTGGCGGGCTAGCTCTGCTTGCGGGCCTTGTCGATCTCGCACGCGGCCGTTTCCGCCTTGCGGGTGGGGCGGCGTTGCTTTACGTGCTCGGCAACATTGCCGTATTCGTCGTCTCGCTCTTCAACGCCTTCGTCCATAGCCGCGACGCCTGGACCTCCGTTGTTCCGACAGGCCTGGCGCTGTCGGTGATCGCCTTCGTGCTGATGATCGTCGTCGCCGTCTGTGGATCGATCACAGAACGGCGCATAGCGGGAGGATATTGAGATGACCATGCACTCCGTTGCGCGCCACGCGATTCCCGCTGCGGTCCTGCTTGCCTCCACCGCACTGCTCCTTGCCGGATGCAGCGGCGACGAGCCTGATCCTGGCAGCGAAATTGGCCCCAATCCGAAGTTGCCGGAGCAATCGCAATATCTCATCCCGCCGATGCATGTGGCAAAGGTCGTCGGCTGGAAGGATGGCGAGACGCCGAAGGTCGCAAGCGGGCTGAAGATCCAGGCGCTCGCTTCCGGCCTCAAGCATCCCCGCTCGGTCTATACGCTCCCGAACGGCGATATCCTAGCCGTCGAATCTGTCGCACCGCCGGAGGCATCCGCCAAGCGCCCCAAAGACCTCATTATGGGCTTCGTCCAGTCATTCGCGACGGGGGGAAGCGGTGGTGGAAACGAGGCGAGCAACCGCATCACGCTCCTGAGGGACGCCGATGGCGACGGTGTCGCCGAGGTTCATGACGTTTTCCTCGATCACCTCAACTCGCCTTTCGGCGTCGTCCTTGTCGGCAATGATCTCTACGTCGCCAACACGGATGCGATCGTGCGCTATCCCTATGTACCCGGCGAAACCAAGATCAACGTTTTGCGGTGCACCGCAAAACGTTGATTATGCTGAGAGTGTGATTATGCGGAGTGCCTGTCGCTGAAGGCTGGATTTGGCGGCGGTTGCGGCGATTTCGTCTCCGCATAATTCCGCTGGTGTGGAGGGGCGCCCCGCCGTGAAGCGGAGCGCCGATCGGCTGGTCAGCGCGACCAGATGAGCTTGTGCTCGCCCTTGTCGCCCTGGACCAGGGAGGCGTAGACCGGCGCCGTGAAGGACGGATCGTCGAGCTTGAGCGAGAGGTATTCGGCGCCGGTTTCGCGGGCGGTGCGGGTCCAACCTGCGCCGAACTCGACACCCCCTGCGGTGACGCGGAAGTCCGGGGCGCGGTCGTTGTCGCGGTCGCAGGGCTTGATGGTGGCCTTGACGTTGAGGGTGAGGGTCTTGATGGTGCCTGCGTAGGTGCCGTTTTCGTCGCGGGTGAAGGTGCCGATCTGAGCCATTGTCGTATCTCCTGAGGTTGTCCGAAGCCACCCGATGCGGCCTCGATGGCGGTCGAGAGGCGACGGATTGGACGGAATGCATCTGCAGGACCGCAGCGTGAGCGTAGGACGGCGGCAGCCGAGCTTGTTGGCTCGCGAGGAATGGCCGCTTGCGGTCAGGGGAAGAAGGTCGGCGGAGCCGTTGCAGGCCAAGGCCGGTCCGGTGCCAGACCAGCCCAAAAGAGAGGCCGTATTGGGGGCTTTGCGCCGTCAGCAGAGAACGACGCGAATGATCGGTTGTCGCCTCATCGGCATGATCAACGGCGCCGCCGGCGCCATCACCTCTCCCGTCGTCGCCGTCGGCACCATCTCCATCTGATCCGAGAAAAAAGCGCTGCTCTGTCCCTTTGCTCGCAAACGCAAGGGTGAGGCCGGAAAAGCTGTCCGCCGACGCTGGAATGGCTTGGAAACCTTCGATTTGTTCGACGCGCCGGACTCTTCCGGCACCAACGATCAAATCGAGGAAGCAGAATGACAAAGCGAAAGTACAGACATCGCCGCAGTGT harbors:
- a CDS encoding type II toxin-antitoxin system HipA family toxin, which gives rise to MTSKADATEAFVWMWLPGATEPVVAGRLDQDGERLLFTYGASYRRRKSAIPIYEPELPLQEGVIAPINGLSMASCIRDGSPDAWGRRVIINRLTGKKPDAAGVPEISELTFLLQSGSDRIGALDFQASATEYVPRLAAQASLDELMEAAALIEKGVPLTPALDQALNHGTSIGGARPKALIDDGTRKFIAKFSAANDTYSVAKAEFIAMKLAAACGLNAAPVSMTSAAHKDVLLIERFDRTHTKDGWTRRAMVSALTMLGLDEMMARYASYEDLAALIRHRFSNPKDTLRELYGRICFNVLCGNTDDHARNHAAFWDGKMLTLTPAYDICPQGRTGSEATQAMLIKGEGRASTLATLLAAAPDYHLKEAQAAALIEQQIITIAKLWQEICDEADLSPVDRKLFAGRQFLNSYALEGLANHKALQDAFRTAHNALLTSAGA
- a CDS encoding DUF2231 domain-containing protein, which encodes MTYSTSGIPIQRYSASLRAIPLHFAAACFTGALITDIAYSQTAEMTWANFSAWLLTAGLLLGGLALLAGLVDLARGRFRLAGGAALLYVLGNIAVFVVSLFNAFVHSRDAWTSVVPTGLALSVIAFVLMIVVAVCGSITERRIAGGY
- the amyA gene encoding alpha-amylase, producing the protein MSKRTLFQFFHWYLPGEGILWNEVAEKAGELSALGITDVWLPPAYKGASGAKSVGYDTYDLFDLGEFDQKGSVATKYGDRNALEKACKALNDHGLRPIHDVVLNHKMGADEKERVVVRRVNSDDRTRIEEDDIEALAHTRFTFPGRSGKHSEFIWDKQCFSGVDVIEEPDETGVFRLMNAYGEGQWNVEVDDELGNFDYLMGADVEFRNRAVYEELKYWGRWFSEQVPVSGFRLDAAKHIPAWFFKDWVGHMRDTVGSDLFVVAEYWHPEMATLANYLDLVDSQLMLFDVALHHRFHEASKAGAEFDMRTIFDGSLVSSIPEHAVTLVDNHDTQPLQSLEAAVEPWFKPLAYALILLREQGTPCVFYPDLYGANYSDAGDDGSHQEVQMPLIGCLPRLIEARRRFANGVQIDRFESPNVIGFVRQGTDTDPGCAVIMSNGDAGNLSLELGPDQANMAFVDFLGHHDAEVTTDRHGRGDFPTNGGSVSVWVCRDGL
- a CDS encoding DUF736 domain-containing protein encodes the protein MAQIGTFTRDENGTYAGTIKTLTLNVKATIKPCDRDNDRAPDFRVTAGGVEFGAGWTRTARETGAEYLSLKLDDPSFTAPVYASLVQGDKGEHKLIWSR